In Solanum stenotomum isolate F172 unplaced genomic scaffold, ASM1918654v1 scaffold2687, whole genome shotgun sequence, a single window of DNA contains:
- the LOC125851544 gene encoding uncharacterized protein LOC125851544, with amino-acid sequence MGEVESGKGLNQKLGLARAANTRWGSYYKSFKNFISMFGSITDVLDTIVVDFESVEEKAKATEYLKVCQTFEIAFILHLMRDILAITNELNESLQKKEQDIANAILLVKVVKKRLQDLRNEGWDSFVENVSAFCVKYDILIPNFDEFYVNFGRSRRKVAEYTISHHYRVEVFFKIIDWQLQELNDRFNEVRTDLLIGVACLNPVD; translated from the coding sequence ATGGGTGAGGTTGAAAGTGGTAAGGGATTGAATCAAAAACTTGGTCTTGCTAGAGCTGCCAATACTCGGTGGGGTTCATATTACAAATCTTTTAAGAACTTCATTAGTATGTTTGGCTCTATTACTGATGTTCTTGATACTATTGTTGTTGATTTTGAATCTGTTGAAGAAAAAGCTAAGGCAACCGAATATCTTAAAGTTTGTCAAACATTTGAGATTGCTTTCATATTGCATTTAATGAGAGATATTTTAGCGATCACAAATGAGCTTAATGAGTCTttacaaaagaaagaacaagaTATTGCAAATGCCATTCTACTTGTTAAAGTGGTGAAGAAACGATTGCAAGATTTAAGGAATGAAGGATGGGATTCATTTGTCGAGAATGTGTCTGCATTTTGTGTCAAGTATGATATTTTGATACCTAATTTTGATGAGTTCTATGTTAATTTTGGAAGATCTCGACGTAAAGTTGCTGAGTATACTATTTCACATCACTATCGTGTGGAAGTATTTTTTAAGATTATTGATTGGCAGCTTCAAGAACTCAATGATCGTTTTAATGAGGTTAGAACAGATTTGCTTATTGGAGTTGCTTGCTTGAATCCAGTTGactaa